One part of the Anopheles merus strain MAF chromosome 3L, AmerM5.1, whole genome shotgun sequence genome encodes these proteins:
- the LOC121599239 gene encoding RNA-binding protein 45-like — protein sequence MAQEQSTSTTTTVPDLNSPPFSRLFVLCGKQVTVGALEKFFSPYGTVEQCHIVYDQSTGQSKGIGFVKFQKTSQAARALKEADGKHIEPELKPIKVEIASSTIESKPLDCLRLKVKCAAELDADAVKAEFGKISAVNSVQLVPDKKSPGNNVAYLTFESFLDAALAFETAKPEHKAKFAKIKPRKVSLESVQPQEARSFFRPVTRRRSSTLLPPTKLTVLCSSTLTQNQIWRLFDIIPGLMNCSISHDGGSISSATVTYNNTQSAKYAREKLHKFEYPIGERIVVRDGSE from the exons ATGGCTCAGGAACAGtcgaccagcaccaccaccaccgtaccAGACCTGAACTCGCCACCCTTTTCACGCCTGTTTGTGCTATGCGGTAAGCAAGTTACCGTAGGCGCGCTGGAGAAGTTCTTCTCGCCGTACGGCACGGTCGAGCAGTGCCACATCGTGTACGATCAAAGCACCGGCCAGTCGAAGGGTATCGGGTTCGTCAAGTTCCAGAAAACGTCCCAGGCGGCTCGAGCACTTAAGGAGGCAGACGGAAAACATATCGAACCGGAGCTGAAACCGATCAAGGTCGAGATTGCTTCCAG CACAATCGAGTCGAAACCGCTGGACTGTTTGCGGCTGAAGGTGAAATGCGCGGCCGAGCTGGACGCCGACGCGGTGAAGGCCGAGTTTGGCAAGATCTCCGCCGTCAACAGTGTGCAGCTGGTGCCGGACAAGAAGTCGCCGGGCAACAACGTCGCCTACCTGACCTTCGAGTCGTTCCTCGATGCGGCGCTCGCGTTCGAGACGGCCAAACCCGAGCACAAGGCCAAATTTGCCAAGATTAAACCGCGCAAGGTCAGCCTCGAGTCGGTGCAGCCGCAGGAGGCGCGCAGTTTCTTCCGGCCCGTCACCAGGAGGCGCTCGTCCACGCTGCTGCCGCCGACCAAGCTGACCGTGCTGTGCAGCTCCACGCTGACGCAGAACCAGATCTGGCGCCTGTTCGACATCATCCCCGGGCTGATGAACTGTTCCATCTCGCACGACGGTGGTTCGATCTCGTCCGCCACCGTCACGTACAACAACACGCAGTCGGCGAAGTACGCACGGGAGAAGCTGCACAAGTTCGAGTATCCGATCGGCGAGCGGATCGTGGTGCGCGATGGTAGTGAATAG
- the LOC121599237 gene encoding polyserase-2-like isoform X1 translates to MFFSLGVLEINIKLWHIHTASVCFRILWNEDTIPDVTRSDRVWSFWCRLVCCSFEFEKIFEAESCIFFCLCLDDGLMIPHERTTIDDCKIRYYADISVGFSAPSLGYISSRLEHTHAAAIGWLNEKGKIEFGCGGSLILESFVLTAAHCMDNPNTLERPSIVRLGDRNLIHSKDSEYAQQIKIRDIIPHPGYNSTTSHFDIAILVLEEPARINFGVIPACLWLDDELPFPSLYAAGWGANGFDKKPNNYLVTAWLSPVKNEECIVKLTGRVPRMKLANGIIDHQLCAAGIEMDTCKGDSGGPLYSKLNFANKLVPFLVGVTSYGGPCGFSQPGVYVRVSKFRDWIIETIRQFNPSVTASTFDPMSCAKRNLFFREADKRTMFQEREPNSVQLIYPQQPSRVDCGGILAEPDAVITLATCVKLNGADPTLVKLFDSEVIDVNDIVYHPNFGGHLQNNIAIIKLKRFSNFRPHCIEYDVPKDWLLELPVIIPTPLNIVKKQTPFTYKPARSQAILFENPKCSNITQSFGASPQGLPRELKQRVLPTISLSHLVHVILCWVDPFTHLFLNFPMV, encoded by the exons ATGTTTTTTAGTTTGGGAGTTTTGGAGATAAATATAAAGCTATGGCACATCCACACTGCATCAGTTTGTTTTAGAATCTTGTGGAATGAAGATACTATACCTGACGTTACTCGCAGCGATCGTGTGTGGAGTTTTTGGTGTCGGTTAGTTTGTTGCAGCTTTGAATTCGAGAAGATATTTGAGGCTGaaagttgtatttttttctgtttgtgtttAGATGATGGTTTAATGATTCCGCATGAAAGGACAACTATCGACG ATTGTAAAATACGTTACTACGCGGACATTTCGGTAGGCTTTAGTGCTCCTTCATTGGGATACATATCATCGCGTCTTGAGCATACCCACGCAGCAGCTATCGGTTGGCTGAACGAAAAAGGCAAAATTGAGTTTGGCTGCGGTGGTTCACTCATATTGGAAAGCTTCGTTCTTACAGCAGCACACTGTATGGATAATCCAAATAC ACTCGAAAGACCATCAATAGTTCGATTAGGCGATCGCAATCTGATACACAGTAAGGATTCTGAATATgcacaacaaataaaaataagagaTATAATACCTCATCCAGGATATAACAGCACAACTTCCCATTTTGACATTGCCATACTGGTGTTGGAAGAACCTGCAAG AATAAACTTTGGAGTTATACCGGCGTGCCTGTGGCTAGACGATGAACTTCCCTTCCCGTCACTTTATGCCGCTGGCTGGGGAGCAAATGGGTTTG ATAAAAAACCCAACAACTATCTCGTGACAGCGTGGCTTTCCCCCGTGAAAAATGAAGAATGTATAGTTAAACTTACAGGTCGGGTTCCCCGAATGAAACTAGCCAATGGTATAATCGATCACCAGCTATGCGCAGCAGGTATCGAAATGGACACTTGCAAG GGAGACTCTGGAGGACCTCTGTATAGCAAActaaattttgcaaacaaactaGTTCCATTTCTTGTCGGCGTGACGTCGTATGGCGGACCATGTGGATTTTCGCAgccgggtgtgtatgtgcgggTGTCCAAATTTAGAGATTGGATTATCGAAACGATACGACAGTTTAATCCATCGGTGACTGCATCCACGTTTGACCCTATGAGTTGTGCAAAAAGAAACCTTTTCTTCCGTGAAGCCGATAAGCGGACGATGTTCCAAGAGAGAGAGCCAAACAGTGTGCAGCTTATATATCCGCAACAACCGTCTCGTGTCGATTGTGGAGGCATTTTGGCTGAGCCTGATGCTGTTATAACGTTGGCCACTTGCGTGAAATTGAATGG TGCTGATCCTACCCTCGTAAAGTTGTTCGATTCGGAGGTGATTGATGTAAATGATATTGTTTACCATCCAAATTTTGGGGGACATCTTCAAAATAATATTGCAATTATAAAGCTTAAGCGCTTTTCCAACTTTCGTCCGCATTGCATTGAGTACGATGTACCAAAAGATTGGCTTTTAGAGCTTCCCGTAATTATCCCTACTCCCCTAAACATTGTCAAAAAACAAA CACCGTTCACGTATAAACCTGCGAGGTCGCAGGCAATATTATTCGAGAATCCCAAATGCAGTAATATTACGCAATCCTTTGGTGCGTCACCTCAAGGTTTACCAAGAGAGCTAAAACAGCGAGTTTTGCCAACTATCAGTCTGTCGCACCTGGTGCATGTCATCCTGTGTTGGGTGGACCCATTTACACATCTCTTTCTAAATTTCCCTATGGTTTAA
- the LOC121599237 gene encoding polyserase-2-like isoform X2, whose product MKILYLTLLAAIVCGVFGVDDGLMIPHERTTIDDCKIRYYADISVGFSAPSLGYISSRLEHTHAAAIGWLNEKGKIEFGCGGSLILESFVLTAAHCMDNPNTLERPSIVRLGDRNLIHSKDSEYAQQIKIRDIIPHPGYNSTTSHFDIAILVLEEPARINFGVIPACLWLDDELPFPSLYAAGWGANGFDKKPNNYLVTAWLSPVKNEECIVKLTGRVPRMKLANGIIDHQLCAAGIEMDTCKGDSGGPLYSKLNFANKLVPFLVGVTSYGGPCGFSQPGVYVRVSKFRDWIIETIRQFNPSVTASTFDPMSCAKRNLFFREADKRTMFQEREPNSVQLIYPQQPSRVDCGGILAEPDAVITLATCVKLNGADPTLVKLFDSEVIDVNDIVYHPNFGGHLQNNIAIIKLKRFSNFRPHCIEYDVPKDWLLELPVIIPTPLNIVKKQTPFTYKPARSQAILFENPKCSNITQSFGASPQGLPRELKQRVLPTISLSHLVHVILCWVDPFTHLFLNFPMV is encoded by the exons ATGAAGATACTATACCTGACGTTACTCGCAGCGATCGTGTGTGGAGTTTTTGGTGTCG ATGATGGTTTAATGATTCCGCATGAAAGGACAACTATCGACG ATTGTAAAATACGTTACTACGCGGACATTTCGGTAGGCTTTAGTGCTCCTTCATTGGGATACATATCATCGCGTCTTGAGCATACCCACGCAGCAGCTATCGGTTGGCTGAACGAAAAAGGCAAAATTGAGTTTGGCTGCGGTGGTTCACTCATATTGGAAAGCTTCGTTCTTACAGCAGCACACTGTATGGATAATCCAAATAC ACTCGAAAGACCATCAATAGTTCGATTAGGCGATCGCAATCTGATACACAGTAAGGATTCTGAATATgcacaacaaataaaaataagagaTATAATACCTCATCCAGGATATAACAGCACAACTTCCCATTTTGACATTGCCATACTGGTGTTGGAAGAACCTGCAAG AATAAACTTTGGAGTTATACCGGCGTGCCTGTGGCTAGACGATGAACTTCCCTTCCCGTCACTTTATGCCGCTGGCTGGGGAGCAAATGGGTTTG ATAAAAAACCCAACAACTATCTCGTGACAGCGTGGCTTTCCCCCGTGAAAAATGAAGAATGTATAGTTAAACTTACAGGTCGGGTTCCCCGAATGAAACTAGCCAATGGTATAATCGATCACCAGCTATGCGCAGCAGGTATCGAAATGGACACTTGCAAG GGAGACTCTGGAGGACCTCTGTATAGCAAActaaattttgcaaacaaactaGTTCCATTTCTTGTCGGCGTGACGTCGTATGGCGGACCATGTGGATTTTCGCAgccgggtgtgtatgtgcgggTGTCCAAATTTAGAGATTGGATTATCGAAACGATACGACAGTTTAATCCATCGGTGACTGCATCCACGTTTGACCCTATGAGTTGTGCAAAAAGAAACCTTTTCTTCCGTGAAGCCGATAAGCGGACGATGTTCCAAGAGAGAGAGCCAAACAGTGTGCAGCTTATATATCCGCAACAACCGTCTCGTGTCGATTGTGGAGGCATTTTGGCTGAGCCTGATGCTGTTATAACGTTGGCCACTTGCGTGAAATTGAATGG TGCTGATCCTACCCTCGTAAAGTTGTTCGATTCGGAGGTGATTGATGTAAATGATATTGTTTACCATCCAAATTTTGGGGGACATCTTCAAAATAATATTGCAATTATAAAGCTTAAGCGCTTTTCCAACTTTCGTCCGCATTGCATTGAGTACGATGTACCAAAAGATTGGCTTTTAGAGCTTCCCGTAATTATCCCTACTCCCCTAAACATTGTCAAAAAACAAA CACCGTTCACGTATAAACCTGCGAGGTCGCAGGCAATATTATTCGAGAATCCCAAATGCAGTAATATTACGCAATCCTTTGGTGCGTCACCTCAAGGTTTACCAAGAGAGCTAAAACAGCGAGTTTTGCCAACTATCAGTCTGTCGCACCTGGTGCATGTCATCCTGTGTTGGGTGGACCCATTTACACATCTCTTTCTAAATTTCCCTATGGTTTAA
- the LOC121599235 gene encoding transmembrane protease serine 9-like, whose product MKSILYLVRLVTFVCVLCACDVSCKYFMPYERTSIDDCNLRYILPPPSKSSATAIGNPSKPGEFSAIAAIGWTQPDGTVNWNCGGSLIWANFILTAAHCTEDRDTLLPPDIIRIGDLNLYDDREDALVQERTITRVIRHPLYNTSSVFYDIALLMLNEKVNLYFEAMPTCLWLDDNIPFSKVEAAGWGTSGFGYGKTNILIKAELNLMANKDCEPYYSQVASVKNGLMDHQLCAWDKVMDTCPGDSGGPLQHKLIFGDYKVPFLVGVTSFGLSCGNSQPGVYVKVSKFGSWIVETLQQHGERVNAAMFEPLACAGRHLYGRERYKPSKFDIQPHNVQLIWPKQPSPEKCSGLLTEPDAVLTTAQCVTLYGTAPTHVKLGGSEVIGIEEIVVHKNYTGNLLYNNIAILKLERSSLHRPDCIEYDMHPFDENKIIATGILPKINYFNDKEKPADIYYEPVEINVLLYENKKCNLSSELQNEHYCFGVDEFIVPGSCDLLLGGPIEAPGLKGMNIFGNDCGFGKPAVALNLGSHKSWLESVILPTKSVRDKSVNADVLSYHDEDLEHGSQCSYSNEANGTCVHIGNCSSIIDIENAQKRVIFCKSSSVVCCPTNLLKSQPSAIEAEFSECESRYKSLSKLRMEKIGTDRSLQYSHTVGIGWETETDVKFECYGYLISTRGVVTAASCLRLRSTNPTIVRLGEQGWTNRHLIFGLIEAITVHPRYNETTGEHDIAVIKLKEAIHPFVHLFPACLWQNTTHSPVHQAIMHSASGVIMPIHPMYKSDCEKRLNRSFTIPGMGCMHTEHESLIVYDKKECLNMQKYKNLDRNTYGRFKAGNPVIWREYNKTGEASFTEFLVNIYNYGDCVDGFPLHIVHHVAFYVEWFTKVLQ is encoded by the exons ATGAAGAGCATACTCTATCTTGTGCGACTGGTTACGTTTGTTTGCGTGTTATGCGCTTGCG ATGTTTCctgcaaatattttatgccATATGAGAGAACATCTATTGACG ATTGCAATTTACGATACATCCTTCCACCTCCATCTAAATCTTCGGCTACGGCAATTGGAAATCCCAGCAAACCCGGAGAATTTTCTGCGATTGCAGCTATTGGCTGGACACAACCAGATGGTACAGTCAACTGGAACTGTGGAGGATCACTGATATGGGCAAATTTCATTCTCACAGCAGCACATTGTACTGAAGATCGTGACAC TTTACTTCCACCAGATATAATTCGAATAGGCGATCTAAATCTCTATGACGATCGAGAGGATGCATTAGTGCAGGAACGAACAATTACACGCGTAATACGTCACCCGCTCTACAATACTTCTTCggttttttatgacattgcaCTGCTGATGCTGAATGAAAAAGTCAA TCTATATTTTGAAGCTATGCCAACGTGTTTGTGGTTGGACGACAATATACCGTTCTCAAAGGTCGAAGCTGCTGGATGGGGTACTAGCGGGTTTG GATAtggtaaaacaaacattctcATAAAAGCAGAGCTGAACCTAATGGCAAACAAAGATTGTGAGCCATATTATAGTCAAGTAGCTTCGGTAAAAAATGGTCTGATGGATCACCAGCTCTGTGCCTGGGATAAAGTAATGGACACATGCCCG GGAGATTCCGGAGGACCGCTACAGCACAAACTAATCTTTGGAGACTATAAAGTTCCGTTTCTGGTCGGCGTAACATCGTTTGGTTTGTCGTGTGGAAATTCTCAACCAGGTGTGTACGTAAAGGTGTCCAAGTTTGGAAGTTGGATTGTTGAAACACTACAGCAACATGGAGAACGAGTGAATGCCGCCATGTTTGAGCCCCTGGCTTGTGCTGGTAGGCACTTATATGGTCGTGAAAGATATAAACCATCGAAATTTGACATACAGCCTCACAATGTGCAACTCATATGGCCGAAACAGCCATCTCCCGAAAAATGTTCTGGTCTGCTTACTGAGCCAGATGCTGTCCTCACGACGGCTCAATGCGTCACATTATACGG AACCGCTCCTACCCATGTGAAATTGGGCGGATCGGAGGTCATCGGTATCGAGGAAATTGTTGTGCATAAAAACTACACAGGCAACCTGTTGTACAATAATATTGCCATTTTAAAACTTGAAAGGTCTTCCCTCCATCGTCCGGATTGTATAGAATACGATATGCATCCgtttgatgaaaataaaataattgcaaCTGGAATCCTTCCAAAAATAAACTACTTCAATGATAAAGAAAAACCGGCTG ATATTTACTATGAGCCGGTTGAAATCAATGTTTTGTTGTACGAAAACAAGAAATGCAATCTATCCAGCGAACTCCAAAACGAACATTATTGTTTCGGCGTAGACGAGTTTATTGTACCAGGATCGTGTGATCTTTTACTGGGTGGACCAATTGAGGCTCCAGGATTAAAAGGAATGAATATTTTCGGGAATGATTGTGGATTTGGAAAACCGGCAGTGGCGTTGAATTTAGGATCTCACAAGTCATGGCTCGAGTCAGTCATTCTACCAACGAAAAGTGTACGAGATAAATCTGTAAATGCTGATGTGCTGTCGTACCACGATGAAGATCTGGAACACGGATCTCAATGTAGCTATTCCAACGAGGCGAACGGTACATGTGTGCATATTGGCAACTGCTCATCTATAATCGATATAGAAAACGCCCAGAAACGAGTTATATTCTGTAAAAGTAGCTCAGTTGTCTGCTGTCCGACCAATCTGTTGAAAAGTCAGCCAAGTGCAATAGAGGCCGAATTTAGCGAGTGTGAATCACGATACAAAAGCCTCAGCAAGTTACGGATGGAAAAAATAGGAACTGATAGGTCACTTCAATATTCACACACG GTTGGGATAGGTTGGGAAACCGAAACCGATGTGAAATTCGAGTGCTACGGATATCTCATCAGTACTCGCGGTGTTGTTACGGCTGCTTCTTGTTTGCGGCTTCGATCTACCAATCCCACAATCGTACGTCTCGGAGAACAGGGATGGACTAATCGTCACCTCATATTTGGACTGATCGAAGCTATAACCGTGCATCCGAGGTACAACGAAACGACTGGAGAGCATGATATCGCTGTGATAAAGCTGAAGGAAGCTATCCATCCTTTCGTCCATCTGTTTCCAGCGTGTTTGTGGCAGAATACAACCCACTCTCCAGTACATCAAGCCATTATGCATAGTG CCTCTGGTGTGATTATGCCCATTCATCCGATGTACAAATCGGACTGTGAAAAGCGTTTAAATCGTTCGTTTACAATTCCCGGAATGGGTTGTATGCATACGGAGCATGAATCGTTGATAGTATACGATAAAAAAGAATGCTTAAACATGCAAAAGTATAAAAATCTTGATCGTAACACTTACGGGCGCTTCAAAGCAGGAAATCCTGTAATATGGCGAGAATATAACAAAACTGGCGAAGCGAGCTTTACTGAGTTTTTGGTCAACATCTACAACTATGGAGACTGTGTTGATGGATTTCCGTTACACATTGTGCATCATGTTGCATTCTACGTGGAGTGGTTCACGAAAGTGTTGCAATAA
- the LOC121599234 gene encoding uncharacterized protein LOC121599234 translates to MGSGLLLFWIFGSVALSHRFVLVRSENVEADYDGDRLNETTQYHPLDALLLESVEADRNEDQLNETTQYHPLDALLLETVETDRNENQLNETIQYHALDALLLEIGGINKTDFDAPIQTKLISPVSCPFNASEWEYPHIVSVVDVRKHEASCIGTLIWDDFVLTVAECITSRPIARLQIAINNPNQASCLMRKIAQTFTHPYYPQRNQAIYNIALIKLDKSVAIRLDVIPTCFWMNDKFPVDGSTDVLVVEGDMKSSRIKSSYTGHFNKTGYVTPSAKTKHNNCKPKSSKFIFAMVKKKEKNVPHLVAVSCETSATKTLMPIATLFPWITKVLQQNSTNEFLDNYINSCFDRHYDTRAFDFNVPNGNPIFDPCEAHFEKSDHQVRIVQTDDNETNNTVCYGALVQRNAVVTLAECVVNLSADELRVAFSDFSMNVRDVVVHPEFEGAGNIFVNNIAVLMLEYPVPFFSVSTGWYEDTLASEEMWISGEYKENMFPNCDPSRNETFESASVYATALQNAECLDKLAQLSWQNNNTQHLCLQVKSATALDTCNINKGAALVVSNETSNNIYGLNLLQHDCDMSKPIVAVRLSAHQRWLRSVLQTSSINIRQDLHLNERCTYPGGVEGQCAEEQDCPGAEERIPPSLAPMFCSNRSVICCPDKVQPKLNAIETEFNECENRYRHLRQSLVTQSFQSPHLVELGWEYDHFKLFDCLGYLISSRGVVTSASCVKAKFAYPNIVRNVHPTDRIVVPIESVHIHPEYNETDRSHDIALIKLSTENYMTVNLFPVCLWQSRFNEPSQRQGHLFAVLKEHECRLKPMNQQECNVISKYPTVASELCPYDPFVRSCALYYIPALKHSAVKCKFAEDDSKLCSSCINPGTPIILNDLLDDEDIPITYLYGIHGARECATKDVRFILRTAYYIDWFAKVLR, encoded by the exons ATGGGTTCTGGTTTATTGCTGTTTTGGATCTTCGGATCGGTTGCGCTTTCGCATCGATTTGTACTCGTAAGAAGTGAGAATG TTGAAGCTGATTATGACGGAGATCGGTTAAACGAAACAACCCAGTATCATCCCCTAGATGCGCTGTTGCTAGAATCAG TTGAAGCTGACCGCAACGAAGATCAATTAAACGAAACAACCCAGTATCATCCCCTAGATGCGCTGTTGCTAGAAACAG TTGAAACTGACCGCAACGAAAATCAATTAAACGAAACAATCCAGTACCATGCCTTAGATGCGCTGTTGTTAGAAATTG GTGGTATCAATAAGACGGATTTCGATGCACCTATCCAAACAAAACTGATATCTCCTG TCTCTTGCCCATTCAATGCTTCTGAGTGGGAATATCCGCACATAGTTTCGGTAGTTGACGTTAGAAAACATGAAGCATCGTGCATTGGAACCCTCATATGGGATGATTTTGTACTCACAGTGGCTGAATGTATAACAAG CCGTCCCATCGCTCGCTTACAAATAGCAATAAACAACCCGAATCAGGCGAGCTGCCTAATGCGCAAAATTGCACAAACGTTTACGCACCCGTACTACCCCCAGCGCAACCAGGCAATATACAACATAGCATTAATAAAGCTAGACAAAAGCGTTGC TATAAGACTAGATGTTATTCCCACATGCTTTTGGATGAACGACAAATTTCCAGTTGATGGGTCAACGGACGTACTTGTTGTAGAAGGTGACATGAAGTCATCTCGTATCAAGTCAAGTTATACAGGTCACTTTAACAAAACTGGGTACGTTACTCCATCCGCGAAGACAAAGCACAACAACTGTAAG CCCAAAAGctcaaaatttatttttgcgATGGtcaaaaagaaggaaaaaaatgtgcCTCACTTGGTTGCTGTAAGCTGTGAAACATCTGCCACGAAAACATTGATGCCCATCGCTACGTTGTTTCCCTGGATAACGAAAGTATTGCAACAAAACAGTACGAATGAATTTTTAGACAATTACATAAACTCATGCTTCGATCGCCACTATGACACACGTGCTTTCGATTTCAATGTTCCTAATGGCAATCCTATATTTGACCCATGCGAAGCGCATTTTGAAAAGAGCGACCATCAGGTACGAATCGTTCAAACAGATGATAACGAGACCAACAACACCGTCTGTTACGGAGCTCTCGTTCAGCGTAATGCTGTGGTCACTTTAGCGGAATGTGTCGTGAATCTTAG CGCCGACGAGCTGAGGGTTGCTTTTTCCGATTTTTCCATGAATGTTCGAGACGTTGTTGTGCATCCAGAGTTTGAGGGTGCTGGTAACATCTTCGTGAACAACATAGCGGTATTGATGCTGGAATATCCCGTGCCGTTCTTTTCTGTCTCTACGGGGTGGTACGAAGATACATTGGCCAGTGAAGAAATGTGGATCTCTGGAGAGTATAAGGAAAACATGTTTCCGAATTGTGATCCGTCCA GAAACGAGACATTTGAGTCTGCATCCGTTTACGCAACCGCACTCCAAAACGCAGAATGTCTCGATAAACTAGCTCAGCTTTCATggcaaaacaataacacacagcATCTCTGTCTGCAAGTAAAGTCAGCCACGGCTTTGGACACTTGCAACATCAACAAAGGAGCTGCACTGGTCGTTTCGAACGAAACTTCAAACAACATTTACGGATTGAATTTATTGCAGCATGACTGTGATATGAGCAAACCAATAGTTGCGGTGCGTCTGAGTGCACACCAAAGATGGTTGAGGTCTGTTTTACAAACTTCGAGTATAAACATAAGACAGGATTTGCATCTTAACGAGCGCTGCACGTATCCAGGAGGAGTCGAGGGACAGTGCGCCGAGGAGCAAGACTGTCCAGGCGCTGAAGAGCGTATCCCTCCGTCCCTAGCGCCTATGTTCTGCAGCAATCGATCGGTTATTTGCTGCCCAGATAAAGTGCAGCCAAAGCTAAATGCAATCGAAACTGAGTTCAATGAATGTGAAAACCGATATCGTCATCTAAGACAGTCGCTTGTCACCCAATCCTTTCAGTCACCTCATCTG GTCGAGCTTGGATGGGAATATGATCATTTTAAGCTTTTCGATTGTCTTGGGTACCTGATTAGCAGCCGGGGAGTTGTAACATCGGCCTCTTGTGTTAAGGCGAAATTTGCATATCCAAACATCGTGCGTAACGTACACCCTACTGATAGGATTGTTGTACCGATAGAATCCGTACACATTCATCCAGAATATAACGAAACGGATCGTTCGCATGATATTGCTCTGATAAAACTGTCGACGGAAAACTACATGACGGTGAATCTATTTCCGGTTTGCCTGTGGCAGAGCCGCTTCAATGAGCCATCCCAGCGACAAGGTCATTTGTTTGCTGTCTTAAAAG AACACGAATGCCGGCTCAAACCAATGAATCAACAGGAATGCAATGTGATATCGAAATACCCGACAGTGGCATCTGAACTGTGTCCCTATGATCCGTTTGTGCGCTCCTGTGCGCTGTACTATATTCCTGCATTGAAACATTCTGCCGTAAAGTGTAAGTTTGCCGAAGATGATAGTAAGCTCTGTAGTAGCTGTATAAACCCTGGCACACCTATTATACTGAACGACTTACTGGATGACGAAGATATTCCCATAACTTACTTGTATGGTATACACGGAGCTAGAGAATGTGCCACAAAAGATGTTCGCTTCATTCTTCGTACCGCATATTACATCGATTGGTTTGCCAAAGTGCTGAGGTAA